The sequence ATTGGTTATTTTGAGGAATACAGGGGGATTCGGATATATTGTCAGAGAATGTCCGATAAATTAGTTTTTTATTTGACATTTTAATACGACAAAAGGTTATTAAGAAATAAAACATCAAAGAATACTTCATGAAAAGCATAAATTAAACATAATCCCAACTTTTTAAATTATAAATCAGTTTTCTAAAAAATGAATCTTTTATCTATTATATAGATTTATTTTTTTAATCGGTTTAATAATGAGGGCATGGTATCACCTAATAAAAACCCCCATGGTTTTAAGGGTTCAATATGGTCGAAAAGTAGTTTTACAATAGCAAGAAGAGGTATTGAAAGAAACATTCCTGATATTCCCCATAAAGCATTTCCCACAATAACTACTATTATCGAGAAAAGTGCATTAATTTTTACTTTTGAAGAAACTATTATAGGAACGATATAATTATTATCTATAAGTTGAATGAAATAATATAGTATCAAAACATACAACGCATACCATCCTGTAGATTTTGTTGCCAAAGCAACCATCATTGGCAATGCTACTCCCACAATTCCTCCGACATAGGGAATAACATTAAGCAATGCACCAATAATACCAAGAATTACAGCGTATTCTATTCCAAGAATTAAAAGAGCAGTAGAATTTAGTATTGCTACCATAAACGCTTCTATAACCAATCCTATAAGATATCTTTGAATAACTGTTTTAATTTGTTTAACTATTTCACTAACCTCTTTTTGATTGCTTGAGCTAAATACCCTGTGGATAAACTCAATTAAGAGTGGATGATAAAATAATATTATAAAAACATAAACGGGAACTAATAACAATACAATTATTCCGGAACCAACACTGATGAGTGTTTTTCCAATTACAGCGTTGCTTATATGAAGAACCTCACCTTTGGTTTTAGTAATCCACTCATGAATAATTTGCGGGTTTATTTCAAAATAATTGGTAGCACTTGTTATGGTTTGATTTAGCACGACTGTGAATTTGTCTACTAATATAGGCCACGATTCAGTAAATCTGATTGCCTGCGAAAATAAAATGGCACAAAACGAAGCAATCACAATAAAAGTAAGAAATAAAGTAATTACAATAGCTACTACCCTATTTATTTTAAACCGCACAAAAAAAATTACAACCGGATGAAGCACGATGGCAATAATTATTGCGAAAACGATAGGAATAATAATTCCCTTAGCGATGTACAGCATCGTTAACAAAGCAAATAAACCAATGAGAAAAATGGTTGCTTTTGCGCAAAAAGGTAATTTTATTTTTTTTTCAATCACTGCTTTTCAGATTTCATTTCTTTTTTACGAAAAATATTTTGAAAGATAAAATGACCGAATGATTTAATAGTATCAGGGTGTTGAACAACAACATTTGTAACGCCAAACTGCAAAACAGAGCCGATAAGTTTTTTAAATATATTTTTTGATGTACCTACAACTATTTTTTTTGCGATATAACCTGAAGTTAAACCTATGGAAGTGCCTAAAATATTATCAACTAAATATGGCGATGAAGCTATATCTTTCAGCGTGCTCTTGAGAATATTGACTGGCTTCAAACTCTCGTAAGTAAGGTGGAATTGTTCTTTCAGTAGCTTCTCATTAGCTGCTTGTTCAACTTCTAATAATTGAATTGCATTTTTAAGTTCGGTAGTGGTAGTTATATTTTGCATGTGATTTTATTTTAACAACTGTTTAATGATATAATTGCAGATAAGTTTTTTTAGCCGTTTATGCATAAAGAAATGTAAAACAATCCCTATAATGCCATAAAAAACAGCTATTACAA comes from Bacteroidales bacterium and encodes:
- a CDS encoding AI-2E family transporter, which produces MIEKKIKLPFCAKATIFLIGLFALLTMLYIAKGIIIPIVFAIIIAIVLHPVVIFFVRFKINRVVAIVITLFLTFIVIASFCAILFSQAIRFTESWPILVDKFTVVLNQTITSATNYFEINPQIIHEWITKTKGEVLHISNAVIGKTLISVGSGIIVLLLVPVYVFIILFYHPLLIEFIHRVFSSSNQKEVSEIVKQIKTVIQRYLIGLVIEAFMVAILNSTALLILGIEYAVILGIIGALLNVIPYVGGIVGVALPMMVALATKSTGWYALYVLILYYFIQLIDNNYIVPIIVSSKVKINALFSIIVVIVGNALWGISGMFLSIPLLAIVKLLFDHIEPLKPWGFLLGDTMPSLLNRLKK